A part of Cardinium endosymbiont of Dermatophagoides farinae genomic DNA contains:
- a CDS encoding toprim domain-containing protein gives MKREVNLIQHAVSMGYILDREKSSKTWAVMEKEGDKILIKNSPNQNDHWMYKSLIDEQEKGTIVDFMQKRGFSYQSICRSSSRHLDDRVVKDQKSLSVELGDVFSQRHIAQEAFNNRVVEHQKGNYLACRGIDAVTYGCYIGVKVGNQAVFALYRDIDSNGKGTICSTISYQSDAKVSMSDDGFFNSTKYFQKGLPLGLSVLVESGLPVKHIVVSESPIDALSYKQIHKPSEGTMYVATCGSLSEGVKKELANVFSNAMENGWSVTLAFDSDKAGRCMDKEVRELADTCRVRCKLSIPF, from the coding sequence GTGAAAAGAGAAGTTAATTTAATTCAACATGCTGTTTCTATGGGTTATATTTTAGATAGAGAAAAAAGCTCTAAAACTTGGGCTGTTATGGAAAAAGAAGGTGACAAAATTTTGATTAAAAATAGTCCTAATCAAAATGATCACTGGATGTATAAATCTTTGATAGACGAACAAGAGAAAGGAACTATTGTAGATTTTATGCAAAAACGTGGGTTTAGTTATCAGAGTATTTGTAGATCATCCAGTAGACACTTAGATGATCGTGTTGTTAAAGATCAAAAATCTTTATCTGTAGAACTAGGGGATGTTTTCTCACAGCGTCATATCGCTCAAGAGGCGTTTAATAATAGGGTTGTCGAACATCAGAAAGGTAATTACTTGGCTTGTAGAGGTATTGATGCGGTTACTTATGGGTGTTATATAGGTGTTAAAGTAGGTAACCAAGCTGTGTTTGCCTTATATAGGGACATAGATAGTAACGGAAAAGGTACTATATGCAGTACCATTAGCTATCAATCTGATGCTAAAGTTTCCATGTCAGATGATGGATTTTTTAATAGCACTAAATACTTCCAAAAAGGGCTGCCTCTCGGGTTGTCTGTCTTGGTTGAGTCTGGTCTACCCGTAAAGCATATTGTGGTCTCAGAAAGTCCCATAGACGCTTTAAGCTATAAACAAATTCATAAGCCTTCGGAAGGTACTATGTATGTTGCTACTTGTGGTAGTTTATCTGAAGGGGTTAAAAAGGAGCTTGCGAACGTTTTTTCTAATGCTATGGAGAATGGGTGGTCTGTAACGCTGGCTTTTGATAGTGATAAGGCAGGTAGGTGTATGGATAAAGAGGTTCGTGAATTAGCTGATACGTGTCGGGTAAGGTGCAAATTGTCTATACCATTTTAG
- the mobV gene encoding MobV family relaxase — MAFATFNIKGYQKGLIGIGKHIDRSCKEAKKTGVFEDEEEKSLNSELGLHIDPSRTHLNEEWVNTGGKSLSELVDQRISEGYKLSKAIRSDAVKSLGLVMTGSHDRMKEIESNEKLFESWKKANWDFSCGAFGGERNIVRFSIHRDERTPHIHCVVVPITPDGRLSAKHYRHGTVKLQGYQSRYAEAMAPFGLERGIEVSLTSRKHTISKKVSIKLKGR; from the coding sequence ATGGCATTCGCAACATTTAATATTAAGGGCTACCAGAAAGGATTAATAGGTATAGGTAAACACATAGATAGATCTTGTAAGGAAGCTAAAAAAACAGGTGTATTTGAGGATGAAGAAGAGAAAAGTTTGAATTCAGAACTAGGCTTACATATAGATCCCTCTAGAACACATTTAAACGAAGAGTGGGTCAATACAGGTGGTAAATCGTTATCTGAACTTGTTGATCAAAGGATATCAGAAGGCTATAAATTATCTAAAGCTATTCGTTCAGATGCTGTTAAATCCTTAGGTTTAGTTATGACTGGTAGTCATGATCGCATGAAAGAAATAGAATCCAATGAAAAGTTATTTGAAAGTTGGAAAAAAGCTAATTGGGATTTTTCTTGTGGGGCATTTGGTGGAGAAAGAAATATCGTTCGATTCTCTATACATAGGGATGAAAGAACTCCACATATTCATTGCGTAGTGGTTCCAATAACTCCAGATGGAAGATTAAGTGCTAAACATTATAGACATGGTACTGTTAAGCTACAGGGATATCAAAGTAGATATGCAGAAGCTATGGCCCCATTTGGCTTAGAACGTGGTATAGAAGTTTCATTAACTAGTAGAAAACACACCATCTCAAAAAAAGTGTCAATAAAATTGAAAGGGAGATAG